The Streptomyces sp. NBC_01426 genome includes a region encoding these proteins:
- a CDS encoding ParA family protein gives MKVIILASQKGGVGKTTTTANIGASLASGGARVGMIDLELQGQLGVSLGAFARKPQDIGSALIDYIDALDSDDLGAMPPLHSRMVDRSVLLKDFEKPGTLSVIGSVMNVTDRARTEVAKRGWEAISSLRELLVTVEDEFDFILVDTPPSADALSSVALAAGDFVIAVCNPRLATADGARVVRNNVAKVPERTEGKCQPVFLGTVINEAQPPSKRTDEADAVDTYLQKHELAPFSKQIRTSPQISASYGISRPIVIDEPSYAASGWYEDLTVEILARMKGSTT, from the coding sequence ATGAAGGTCATCATCCTCGCCAGCCAAAAGGGTGGAGTGGGTAAAACCACGACAACCGCGAATATCGGTGCAAGTCTCGCCAGCGGTGGAGCTCGCGTCGGCATGATCGACCTTGAACTCCAGGGCCAGCTCGGCGTTTCCCTTGGCGCGTTCGCCCGCAAGCCGCAGGACATCGGCAGCGCGCTGATCGACTACATCGACGCCCTCGACTCCGACGACCTCGGAGCGATGCCGCCACTGCACAGCCGCATGGTCGACCGAAGCGTGCTCCTCAAGGACTTCGAGAAGCCTGGGACCCTGAGCGTCATCGGGTCGGTCATGAACGTCACCGACCGTGCCCGAACCGAGGTAGCGAAGCGCGGCTGGGAGGCCATCTCCAGTCTTAGAGAGCTGCTCGTGACGGTGGAGGACGAGTTCGACTTCATCCTCGTCGACACCCCACCCTCCGCGGACGCTCTGTCCTCGGTAGCTCTTGCCGCCGGCGACTTCGTCATCGCCGTGTGCAACCCGCGCCTGGCAACCGCCGATGGAGCCCGCGTGGTACGGAACAACGTTGCGAAGGTCCCCGAGAGGACCGAGGGAAAGTGTCAGCCTGTCTTCCTCGGCACGGTGATCAACGAGGCACAGCCGCCTTCCAAGCGAACCGATGAGGCTGACGCTGTCGACACATACCTCCAGAAGCACGAGCTCGCGCCCTTCAGCAAGCAGATCCGAACGAGCCCGCAGATCTCTGCTTCGTATGGAATCAGCCGACCCATCGTGATTGATGAACCGAGCTATGCGGCAAGCGGCTGGTACGAGGACCTCACCGTCGAGATCCTCGCTCGTATGAAGGGCTCGACGACGTGA
- a CDS encoding bifunctional DNA primase/polymerase: MAAADGRTGGASTRRRDPRAAAGGGRVPGGGERRVIGGLELALRCAERGWWVHPLLPGSKRPAGNCRRCRPPSTGARPACGFPDADGCACREAGRYCHGVRAATRERELIHRWWRGQDFGVGVATGPSGLVVLDLDDHDRPPPDQALLLPGVDLTQHPDTELDRVLTGADVLELLCRVRRAGSLLEAPATLTVQTPSGGIHLWYRSGDTSRYVQGAGRLGWQVDVRAGWSTAVAPGTVTAAGRYRMVGHQDRPARLPRWVALELGRVGLRHRDPAAGPPHRVRLPRPAREHGPGDASAYAAAALRGELEAVASARAGRNDTLNRAGFRLGQLVGAGLLEHDQVHQALTDAAAQAGVDPGEAKAQSTLRRALQAGMRSPRTVPSPGARS, translated from the coding sequence ATGGCGGCAGCGGATGGTCGAACTGGCGGCGCGTCCACTCGACGACGAGATCCGCGTGCCGCGGCCGGCGGCGGGCGAGTGCCGGGAGGCGGTGAGCGCCGCGTGATCGGAGGACTGGAGCTGGCCCTGCGGTGCGCTGAGCGGGGGTGGTGGGTGCATCCGCTGCTGCCCGGGTCGAAGCGTCCGGCGGGCAACTGCCGCCGGTGCCGCCCGCCGTCGACCGGAGCGCGCCCGGCGTGCGGATTCCCCGATGCGGACGGGTGCGCGTGCCGGGAGGCCGGGCGGTACTGCCATGGGGTGCGCGCGGCGACGCGGGAGCGGGAGCTGATCCACCGCTGGTGGCGCGGCCAAGACTTCGGCGTCGGCGTGGCCACGGGGCCGTCCGGCCTGGTGGTGCTCGACCTCGACGACCACGACCGTCCACCGCCGGATCAGGCGCTGTTGCTGCCGGGCGTCGACTTGACGCAGCACCCGGACACGGAGCTGGACCGGGTGCTGACCGGGGCGGACGTGCTGGAGCTGCTGTGCCGGGTGCGGCGGGCGGGCAGCTTGCTGGAGGCCCCGGCGACGCTGACCGTGCAGACCCCGTCCGGCGGGATTCACCTGTGGTACCGCTCCGGGGACACGAGCCGGTACGTGCAGGGCGCGGGCCGGCTCGGCTGGCAGGTCGACGTACGGGCCGGCTGGTCCACCGCGGTCGCTCCCGGCACCGTCACCGCGGCCGGCCGCTACCGGATGGTCGGCCACCAGGACCGGCCGGCGCGGCTGCCGCGCTGGGTCGCGCTGGAGCTGGGCCGCGTCGGACTGCGCCACCGCGACCCAGCCGCCGGCCCGCCCCACCGAGTCCGGCTTCCACGCCCCGCCCGCGAGCACGGCCCGGGGGACGCCTCCGCGTACGCCGCCGCGGCGCTGCGCGGCGAGCTCGAGGCCGTGGCGTCGGCCCGCGCAGGCCGCAACGACACTCTCAACCGCGCCGGGTTTCGGCTCGGTCAGCTGGTCGGGGCCGGGCTGCTGGAGCACGACCAGGTCCACCAGGCGCTCACCGACGCCGCCGCACAGGCCGGGGTCGACCCCGGCGAGGCCAAAGCGCAGTCCACCCTCCGCCGCGCACTTCAGGCGGGCATGCGCTCGCCGCGCACCGTCCCGAGCCCGGGAGCACGGTCATGA
- a CDS encoding phosphotransferase family protein: protein MENEVPLSGGRITLGVVRVGRTVRRPATASSSFVAELLWDLQREGFTGAPRHLGFDTAGREILSYLPGWVPARFQRWTDPQVAAAGTLLRSFHDATRSSRLTGRHAVVCHHDPGPNNTVFTDDIPTAFIDFDTAAPGDPLEDLGYMAWTWCISSKPTAPPATIQAAQVRVLADAYGLDATSRSRLVDAALDRQARNARWWHSQLAGPFPHVADDSTITGRIRWSEQEHAYTSANRKTFDTALG from the coding sequence ATGGAGAACGAAGTGCCATTGTCCGGCGGACGTATCACCCTCGGCGTGGTCAGGGTCGGGCGCACCGTCCGGCGGCCAGCCACCGCGTCGTCATCGTTCGTCGCCGAGCTGCTTTGGGACCTCCAGCGAGAGGGCTTCACCGGCGCTCCGCGCCACCTCGGGTTCGACACAGCCGGCCGCGAAATCCTCAGTTACCTCCCCGGCTGGGTGCCCGCCCGATTCCAGCGCTGGACCGACCCCCAGGTGGCCGCGGCCGGCACCCTGCTCCGCTCCTTCCACGACGCCACCCGAAGCAGTCGCCTGACCGGACGGCATGCCGTGGTCTGCCACCACGACCCGGGGCCGAACAACACGGTCTTCACCGACGACATCCCGACCGCCTTCATCGACTTCGACACCGCCGCCCCCGGCGATCCCCTCGAAGACCTCGGCTACATGGCGTGGACCTGGTGCATCTCCTCCAAGCCCACCGCTCCGCCCGCCACCATCCAGGCCGCACAGGTACGTGTCCTCGCCGACGCGTACGGGCTCGACGCCACCTCCCGCTCCCGCCTCGTTGATGCCGCGCTCGACCGCCAGGCCCGCAACGCCAGGTGGTGGCACAGCCAGCTCGCAGGCCCGTTTCCGCACGTTGCCGACGACTCCACGATCACCGGGCGCATCCGGTGGTCCGAGCAAGAGCACGCCTACACATCGGCCAACCGCAAGACCTTCGACACAGCCCTGGGCTGA
- a CDS encoding SDR family oxidoreductase, with protein sequence MTVLIVGGSGFLGVELARQGHSAGMETAATFHSHPGKGAGAWHRLDLRNSANLQEVLDAVSPTAVINASSGGAEWEVTAEGGMRLAQAAAQRDIRLVHVSSDAVFSGRREGLYDETCLPDPVTPYGAAKAAAETAVRLLSTGAVVARTSLIIGDGRSEHERMVHALAAGTRDGALFTDDVRCPVHVHDLAAALWELTLSDAAGVFHLTGPDAVTRHELGTLIAQRDGLDPSLLPTGRRADSGLPGGLCVRLDSRVTQKGLATRLRGAREFLRRQNPDR encoded by the coding sequence GTGACGGTACTGATTGTGGGCGGCAGCGGGTTCCTGGGCGTTGAGCTGGCCCGCCAGGGACATTCAGCAGGCATGGAGACGGCCGCCACCTTCCACTCGCACCCCGGCAAGGGCGCCGGCGCGTGGCACCGCCTCGACCTGCGCAACTCGGCGAATCTCCAGGAGGTCCTGGATGCCGTCAGCCCCACGGCGGTCATCAACGCGAGCAGCGGCGGAGCCGAGTGGGAAGTCACGGCCGAGGGAGGGATGCGCCTGGCCCAAGCCGCGGCGCAACGGGACATCCGACTGGTCCACGTGTCGAGTGACGCCGTCTTCTCCGGCCGCCGCGAAGGCCTCTACGACGAGACCTGTCTACCCGACCCGGTAACACCGTACGGGGCCGCGAAGGCGGCGGCCGAAACGGCCGTGCGGCTCCTGAGCACGGGCGCCGTCGTCGCACGGACCTCCCTGATCATCGGCGATGGCCGGTCCGAGCACGAACGCATGGTGCACGCCCTGGCCGCCGGCACGCGCGACGGGGCCCTGTTCACCGACGATGTCCGATGCCCAGTCCACGTCCACGACCTGGCCGCCGCACTGTGGGAGCTCACCCTGTCCGACGCGGCCGGCGTCTTTCACCTCACCGGCCCGGACGCCGTCACCCGCCACGAACTCGGCACCCTCATCGCGCAGCGGGACGGCCTTGACCCATCACTGCTGCCGACCGGCCGCCGCGCCGACAGCGGCCTCCCCGGCGGACTTTGTGTCCGCCTCGACAGCCGCGTCACCCAGAAAGGCCTGGCCACCCGCCTTCGCGGAGCCCGGGAGTTCCTCCGGCGTCAAAACCCCGACCGCTGA